The following coding sequences lie in one Oncorhynchus masou masou isolate Uvic2021 chromosome 20, UVic_Omas_1.1, whole genome shotgun sequence genomic window:
- the vps37a gene encoding vacuolar protein sorting-associated protein 37A, whose product MNWLFPSSKGSGPLPPLNSLQQQRQRQIESLKAAHSSLAEIQKDVEYRIPFTVNNSTISVNILLPPQFPQEKPVVSVYPPVGHHLVDSNNGTMVTSPLITNFGMHSDLGKVIQSLLDEFWKSPPVLTSGPTGFPYNMYKPSGMPPYPTQSFHYGLRPVGPTLPPMPHAGVEGAHGHCPPWAAAPVYSLITDLPLPVPTADSQAGLNGHMYKMPEIPDTFPELSEMSVSQLKDMSEQEDVLLELFVCLPQLKQVTTDKEELVNSIVDMAKKNLQLEPQLEGTRQEMLFKYEQLTQNKSAFETKMQRQHDISESCSLSALQARLKVAAHQAEEESEETAESFLEGKTDIDDFLANFMEKRTLCHSRRAKEEKLQQSINTHGQFPSSH is encoded by the exons ATGAACTGGCTTTTCCCCTCATCCAAGGGTTCCGGACCTCTCCCACCTCTTAATAGCTTGCAGCAACAAAGACAACGGCAGATCGAGTCTCTCAAAGCTGCCCACTCCAG CTTAGCCGAGATCCAGAAAGATGTGGAGTACAGAATCCCTTTCACAGTCAACAACTCAACCATCAGCGTCAACAT CTTGCTTCCGCCTCAGTTTCCCCAGGAGAAACCAGTAGTCAGTGTGTACCCTCCAGTAGGACATCACCTGGTAGACAGCAACAATGGCACCATGGTTACCAGCCCCCTCATTACCAAT TTTGGAATGCACTCAGACCTGGGCAAAGTCATCCAGAGTCTCCTGGATGAGTTCTGGAAGAGTCCACCGGTCCTGACGTCTGGCCCCACCGGCTTCCCTta TAACATGTACAAGCCGTCGGGGATGCCTCCCTACCCCACACAGAGCTTCCACTACGGGCTGCGCCCCGTGGGCCCCACCCTGCCCCCCATGCCCCACGCGGGTGTAGAGGGAGCTCACGGTCACTGCCCTCCCTGGGCAGCAGCCCCTGTCTACAGCCTCATCACCGACCTGCCTCTCCCCGTACCCACCGCAGACTCCCAG GCTGGGTTGAACGGCCACATGTACAAGATGCCTGAGATTCCTGACACATTTCCTGAGCTGTCTGAAATGAG TGTATCCCAGCTGAAGGACATGAGTGAGCAGGAGGACGTGCTGCTGGAGTTGTTTGTGTGTCTGCCCCAGCTCAAACAGGTCACCACTGACAAGGAGGAGCTGGTCAACAGCATTGTGGACATGGCCA AGAAGAACCTGCAGCTGGAACCTCAGCTGGAGGGGACGAGACAAGAAATGCTGTTCAAG TACGAGCAGCTAACCCAGAACAAATCGGCCTTTGAGACCAAGATGCAGAGACAGCATGACATCAGTGAG AGCTGCAGTCTGAGTGCCCTGCAGGCTCGTCTGAAGGTGGCAGCCCACCAGGCggaggaggagtcagaggagACGGCCGAGAGCTTCCTGGAGGGCAAGACGGACATCGACGACTTCCTGGCCAACTTCATGGAGAAGAGGACG CTCTGCCACAGCAGAAGGGCCAAAGAGGAGAAGCTGCAACAGTCCATCAACACACACGGACAGTTCCCCAGCAGCCACTGA
- the mtmr7b gene encoding myotubularin-related protein 7b isoform X1 yields MMEHIRTPKVENVRLIDRMAPRKAMVGTLYLSATHTIFVENNPETRRETWVLHSMVASVERPPTTPSGSHLVVHTKNFQVVQLLIPQERDAMDVQASLARLSRPEKYSELYCLSINPNSNKEEREESWSFLDLQADYRRMGVPNNLWVSTPANSEYRVCDTYPSELFVPKSATPPVIVGSSKFRSRGRLPVLTYFHQDTLAAICRCSQPLSGFSARSQEDEQMLEAIMKSNPGSDYIYVVDTRPKLNAMANRAAGKGYENEDHYANIKLQFIGIENIHVMRNSQQKIIDVGELKTPSMGDFLWGLESSGWLKHIKAVLDAGVFIAKAVAEEGISVVVHCSDGWDRTAQACSVASVLLEPYYRTIKGLMLLIERDWVSFGHKFSHRYNHLEGDPKEVSPVIDQFLECVWQLSEQFPCAFEFNERFLVQLHRHVYSCQYGNFLGNSQKERRDMGLRERTHSLWPQLWKDRAQYANPLYRADHTQTQGMLRPNTTPYCFKMWKGMYNRVEKSSPPRQTPTDLLTAVREETQQLEEELTNHQERIAVLTKADQTKGNAGQRKISKVCEEECRPGGLAPPTGDGHFTSPPQGYSPSQGGPPGSAMTLPLGPPKGPGPDSDDLSSACSDMESGVADLSSRSSSGGDDNKDPDEAVYCTA; encoded by the exons ATGATGGAGCACATCCGAACGCCAAAG GTGGAGAATGTCCGCCTGATTGACCGTATGGCCCCTAGGAAAGCCATGGTGGGAACGCTGTACCTCTCCGCCACACACACCATCTTCGTGGAGAACAACCCAGAGACACGCAGAGAGACTTGG GTGCTCCACAGCATGGTGGCCAGTGTGGAGCGGCCGCCAACCACCCCCTCAGGAAGCCACCTGGTCGTCCACACTAAGAACTTCCAGGTGGTTCAGCTGCTCATCCCCCAGGAGAGGGACGCCATGGATGTCCAGGCCTCGCTTGCACGCCTCTCTCGCCCAG AGAAATATAGCGAGCTCTACTGCTTGTCCATCAATCCCAACTCCaacaaggaagagagggaggagtccTGGAGTTTCCTAGACCTGCAGGCGGACTACAGACGCATGGGCGTGCCCAACAACCTCTGGGTCAGCACGCCAGCCAACAGCGAGTACAGG GTGTGTGATACGTACCCATCAGAGCTGTTTGTGCCAAAGTCGGCCACACCTCCAGTCATCGTGGGGAGCTCTAAGTTCCGGAGCCGAGGGCGTTTACCTGTCCTGACGTACTTCCACCAGGATACCCTA GCTGCTATCTGCCGCTGTAGTCAGCCCCTGTCCGGCTTCAGCGCTCGCTCCCAGGAGGATGAACAAATGCTGGAGGCCATCATGAAGTCCAACCCGGGCAGCGACTACATCTACGTGGTGGACACCAGGCcaaag TTGAATGCGATGGCCAACCGGGCGGCTGGAAAAGGCTATGAGAACGAGGACCACTACGCCAACATCAAACTGCAGTTCATCGGCATCGAGAACATCCACGTGATGAGGAACAGCCAGCAGAAGATCATTGACG TGGGTGAGCTCAAGACTCCCTCCATGGGCGACTTTCTGTGGGGGCTGGAGAGCTCCGGTTGGCTGAAGCATATCAAAGCCGTGCTGGACGCAGGCGTCTTCATCGCCAAG GCGGTTGCGGAGGAGGGTATCAGTGTGGTGGTCCACTGTTCGGACGGTTGGGACAGGACGGCCCAGGCCTGCTCTGTAGCCAGTGTTCTCCTGGAGCCTTACTACAGGACTATAAAGGGACTCATG CTGCTAATCGAGAGGGACTGGGTGTCGTTCGGTCACAAGTTTTCACACAG GTACAACCACCTGGAAGGTGATCCTAAGGAGGTGTCCCCGGTGATAGACCAGTTCCTGGAGTGTGTGTggcagctgtcagagcagttcccCTGTGCCTTTGAGTTCAACGAGCGCTTCCTGGTTCAGCTGCACAGACACGTCTACTCCTGCCAGTACGGCAACTTCCTGGGCAACAGCCAGAAGGAGCGGAGGGACATGGG GTTGCGTGAGAGGACTCACTCCCTGTGGCCCCAGCTGTGGAAGGACAGGGCACAGTACGCCAACCCCTTGTACAGGGCTGACCACACCCAGACTCAGGGGATGCTACGGCCAAACACCACCCCCTACTGCTTCAA GATGTGGAAGGGCATGTATAACCGTGTGGAGAAGAGCTCTCCCCCACGCCAGACGCCCACCGACTTACTGACAGCCGTCAGGGAGGAGACTCAGcagctggaggaggagctgaCCAATCACCAGGAG AGGATTGCAGTCCTGACAAAAGCAGATCAAACTAAGGGTAATGCGGGTCAGAGGAAGATCAGCAAAGTGTGTGAGGAAGAATGCAGGCCAGGCGGACTGGCTCCTCCCACTGGAGATGGCCACTTCACTAGCCCCCCTCAGGGCTATTCTCCCTCCCAGGGGGGGCCCCCGGGCTCGGCTATGACCCTGCCCTTGGGGCCCCCCAAGGGTCCTGGCCCTGACTCCGACGACCTCTCCTCGGCTTGCAGCGACATGGAATCGGGCGTGGCCGACCTCAGCAGCCGCTCCTCCAGCGGCGGCGACGACAACAAGGACCCCGACGAGGCCGTCTACTGCACGGCCTGA
- the mtmr7b gene encoding myotubularin-related protein 7b isoform X2 — protein MMEHIRTPKVENVRLIDRMAPRKAMVGTLYLSATHTIFVENNPETRRETWVLHSMVASVERPPTTPSGSHLVVHTKNFQVVQLLIPQERDAMDVQASLARLSRPEKYSELYCLSINPNSNKEEREESWSFLDLQADYRRMGVPNNLWVSTPANSEYRVCDTYPSELFVPKSATPPVIVGSSKFRSRGRLPVLTYFHQDTLAAICRCSQPLSGFSARSQEDEQMLEAIMKSNPGSDYIYVVDTRPKLNAMANRAAGKGYENEDHYANIKLQFIGIENIHVMRNSQQKIIDVGELKTPSMGDFLWGLESSGWLKHIKAVLDAGVFIAKAVAEEGISVVVHCSDGWDRTAQACSVASVLLEPYYRTIKGLMLLIERDWVSFGHKFSHRYNHLEGDPKEVSPVIDQFLECVWQLSEQFPCAFEFNERFLVQLHRHVYSCQYGNFLGNSQKERRDMGLRERTHSLWPQLWKDRAQYANPLYRADHTQTQGMLRPNTTPYCFKMWKGMYNRVEKSSPPRQTPTDLLTAVREETQQLEEELTNHQERIAVLTKADQTKGNAGQRKISKVCEEECRPGGLAPPTGDGHFTSPPQGYSPPQGSWP, from the exons ATGATGGAGCACATCCGAACGCCAAAG GTGGAGAATGTCCGCCTGATTGACCGTATGGCCCCTAGGAAAGCCATGGTGGGAACGCTGTACCTCTCCGCCACACACACCATCTTCGTGGAGAACAACCCAGAGACACGCAGAGAGACTTGG GTGCTCCACAGCATGGTGGCCAGTGTGGAGCGGCCGCCAACCACCCCCTCAGGAAGCCACCTGGTCGTCCACACTAAGAACTTCCAGGTGGTTCAGCTGCTCATCCCCCAGGAGAGGGACGCCATGGATGTCCAGGCCTCGCTTGCACGCCTCTCTCGCCCAG AGAAATATAGCGAGCTCTACTGCTTGTCCATCAATCCCAACTCCaacaaggaagagagggaggagtccTGGAGTTTCCTAGACCTGCAGGCGGACTACAGACGCATGGGCGTGCCCAACAACCTCTGGGTCAGCACGCCAGCCAACAGCGAGTACAGG GTGTGTGATACGTACCCATCAGAGCTGTTTGTGCCAAAGTCGGCCACACCTCCAGTCATCGTGGGGAGCTCTAAGTTCCGGAGCCGAGGGCGTTTACCTGTCCTGACGTACTTCCACCAGGATACCCTA GCTGCTATCTGCCGCTGTAGTCAGCCCCTGTCCGGCTTCAGCGCTCGCTCCCAGGAGGATGAACAAATGCTGGAGGCCATCATGAAGTCCAACCCGGGCAGCGACTACATCTACGTGGTGGACACCAGGCcaaag TTGAATGCGATGGCCAACCGGGCGGCTGGAAAAGGCTATGAGAACGAGGACCACTACGCCAACATCAAACTGCAGTTCATCGGCATCGAGAACATCCACGTGATGAGGAACAGCCAGCAGAAGATCATTGACG TGGGTGAGCTCAAGACTCCCTCCATGGGCGACTTTCTGTGGGGGCTGGAGAGCTCCGGTTGGCTGAAGCATATCAAAGCCGTGCTGGACGCAGGCGTCTTCATCGCCAAG GCGGTTGCGGAGGAGGGTATCAGTGTGGTGGTCCACTGTTCGGACGGTTGGGACAGGACGGCCCAGGCCTGCTCTGTAGCCAGTGTTCTCCTGGAGCCTTACTACAGGACTATAAAGGGACTCATG CTGCTAATCGAGAGGGACTGGGTGTCGTTCGGTCACAAGTTTTCACACAG GTACAACCACCTGGAAGGTGATCCTAAGGAGGTGTCCCCGGTGATAGACCAGTTCCTGGAGTGTGTGTggcagctgtcagagcagttcccCTGTGCCTTTGAGTTCAACGAGCGCTTCCTGGTTCAGCTGCACAGACACGTCTACTCCTGCCAGTACGGCAACTTCCTGGGCAACAGCCAGAAGGAGCGGAGGGACATGGG GTTGCGTGAGAGGACTCACTCCCTGTGGCCCCAGCTGTGGAAGGACAGGGCACAGTACGCCAACCCCTTGTACAGGGCTGACCACACCCAGACTCAGGGGATGCTACGGCCAAACACCACCCCCTACTGCTTCAA GATGTGGAAGGGCATGTATAACCGTGTGGAGAAGAGCTCTCCCCCACGCCAGACGCCCACCGACTTACTGACAGCCGTCAGGGAGGAGACTCAGcagctggaggaggagctgaCCAATCACCAGGAG AGGATTGCAGTCCTGACAAAAGCAGATCAAACTAAGGGTAATGCGGGTCAGAGGAAGATCAGCAAAGTGTGTGAGGAAGAATGCAGGCCAGGCGGACTGGCTCCTCCCACTGGAGATGGCCACTTCACTAGCCCCCCTCAGGGCTATTCTCC CCCCCAAGGGTCCTGGCCCTGA
- the mtmr7b gene encoding myotubularin-related protein 7b isoform X3, with product MMEHIRTPKVENVRLIDRMAPRKAMVGTLYLSATHTIFVENNPETRRETWVLHSMVASVERPPTTPSGSHLVVHTKNFQVVQLLIPQERDAMDVQASLARLSRPEKYSELYCLSINPNSNKEEREESWSFLDLQADYRRMGVPNNLWVSTPANSEYRVCDTYPSELFVPKSATPPVIVGSSKFRSRGRLPVLTYFHQDTLAAICRCSQPLSGFSARSQEDEQMLEAIMKSNPGSDYIYVVDTRPKLNAMANRAAGKGYENEDHYANIKLQFIGIENIHVMRNSQQKIIDVGELKTPSMGDFLWGLESSGWLKHIKAVLDAGVFIAKAVAEEGISVVVHCSDGWDRTAQACSVASVLLEPYYRTIKGLMLLIERDWVSFGHKFSHRYNHLEGDPKEVSPVIDQFLECVWQLSEQFPCAFEFNERFLVQLHRHVYSCQYGNFLGNSQKERRDMGLRERTHSLWPQLWKDRAQYANPLYRADHTQTQGMLRPNTTPYCFKMWKGMYNRVEKSSPPRQTPTDLLTAVREETQQLEEELTNHQEVAPGGTAQPGTKQEDCSPDKSRSN from the exons ATGATGGAGCACATCCGAACGCCAAAG GTGGAGAATGTCCGCCTGATTGACCGTATGGCCCCTAGGAAAGCCATGGTGGGAACGCTGTACCTCTCCGCCACACACACCATCTTCGTGGAGAACAACCCAGAGACACGCAGAGAGACTTGG GTGCTCCACAGCATGGTGGCCAGTGTGGAGCGGCCGCCAACCACCCCCTCAGGAAGCCACCTGGTCGTCCACACTAAGAACTTCCAGGTGGTTCAGCTGCTCATCCCCCAGGAGAGGGACGCCATGGATGTCCAGGCCTCGCTTGCACGCCTCTCTCGCCCAG AGAAATATAGCGAGCTCTACTGCTTGTCCATCAATCCCAACTCCaacaaggaagagagggaggagtccTGGAGTTTCCTAGACCTGCAGGCGGACTACAGACGCATGGGCGTGCCCAACAACCTCTGGGTCAGCACGCCAGCCAACAGCGAGTACAGG GTGTGTGATACGTACCCATCAGAGCTGTTTGTGCCAAAGTCGGCCACACCTCCAGTCATCGTGGGGAGCTCTAAGTTCCGGAGCCGAGGGCGTTTACCTGTCCTGACGTACTTCCACCAGGATACCCTA GCTGCTATCTGCCGCTGTAGTCAGCCCCTGTCCGGCTTCAGCGCTCGCTCCCAGGAGGATGAACAAATGCTGGAGGCCATCATGAAGTCCAACCCGGGCAGCGACTACATCTACGTGGTGGACACCAGGCcaaag TTGAATGCGATGGCCAACCGGGCGGCTGGAAAAGGCTATGAGAACGAGGACCACTACGCCAACATCAAACTGCAGTTCATCGGCATCGAGAACATCCACGTGATGAGGAACAGCCAGCAGAAGATCATTGACG TGGGTGAGCTCAAGACTCCCTCCATGGGCGACTTTCTGTGGGGGCTGGAGAGCTCCGGTTGGCTGAAGCATATCAAAGCCGTGCTGGACGCAGGCGTCTTCATCGCCAAG GCGGTTGCGGAGGAGGGTATCAGTGTGGTGGTCCACTGTTCGGACGGTTGGGACAGGACGGCCCAGGCCTGCTCTGTAGCCAGTGTTCTCCTGGAGCCTTACTACAGGACTATAAAGGGACTCATG CTGCTAATCGAGAGGGACTGGGTGTCGTTCGGTCACAAGTTTTCACACAG GTACAACCACCTGGAAGGTGATCCTAAGGAGGTGTCCCCGGTGATAGACCAGTTCCTGGAGTGTGTGTggcagctgtcagagcagttcccCTGTGCCTTTGAGTTCAACGAGCGCTTCCTGGTTCAGCTGCACAGACACGTCTACTCCTGCCAGTACGGCAACTTCCTGGGCAACAGCCAGAAGGAGCGGAGGGACATGGG GTTGCGTGAGAGGACTCACTCCCTGTGGCCCCAGCTGTGGAAGGACAGGGCACAGTACGCCAACCCCTTGTACAGGGCTGACCACACCCAGACTCAGGGGATGCTACGGCCAAACACCACCCCCTACTGCTTCAA GATGTGGAAGGGCATGTATAACCGTGTGGAGAAGAGCTCTCCCCCACGCCAGACGCCCACCGACTTACTGACAGCCGTCAGGGAGGAGACTCAGcagctggaggaggagctgaCCAATCACCAGGAGGTAGCACCGGGAGGGACGGCCCAACCGGGCACCAAACAAG AGGATTGCAGTCCTGACAAAAGCAGATCAAACTAA